Below is a window of Agrobacterium vitis DNA.
CCGTCAGCACCCGCGCCTGGACTTCGGCAATGGCAGCCGTCAGGCCTATTCCGGCATGCAACGGAAAATCCTTGAGGGCGGATGGCACGGGACGGGGCTGGAACGGTTGTGCATGCACGGCGGACAGGGGGCGATTGCAAAAGGCCAGTGCATTGGCAAACAGCAGAACGCGGGCCGCCCATTCATAGTGCGGCACCAGGGTTAGCCAACTCAGTTCGCCGCAAGCCGAAAGGACACTGTCGATCAGGCTTCGCTTGATGGCCCCATGATAGAGACCGAAGGGCATGCGTGGCACTTGCCGTGCGTCTTTCCAGTGAAAGAAAGCCTCGAGCATCGGAGCCTTCTCAAATTCGGTAATATTATGCAGCACCGGGATCGCCACATTGGTCTTGATATGGCGCGGTGCATCCGCCGAGATTTGAAATGCACTCCATCCCAACGCATCCACATGGGGATGTTTATTTTCCAGAGAGGAGAGCAGCTCGGGAAGATCCGGCTCGATCATGTCTTCGGGATGGACAAGCGACACCCAATCGCCCTTAGCCGCAGCCACGGTGCCGATCCATAGTTGGGCTGCCGAAAGGGTTTCCGGCGCAGGGGGCAGAAGGCGCAAACGACTATCGCGCGCCGCGATATCCGCGAACTGCCCAGGACGATGCACTGTGTCGCCAAAGCCGGAGAGAATGATTTCCAGATCAGCGGTCTCATTCTTCAGGAGTTCCGAGACCAGATAGACAGGCAGGACATGGCCCGGTTCCACAGGAATACAAACAGAAAGCTTCGGCATCGGCATCTCACGATCTAGAGTCTGTGAGGTTCAGATTGAACCAGCCATTCTCTCACTCTTGTTGTTTTCGTTTGTCTTTTCGAGAAAATCGGAATTCACTTTTCCCTGACAAGCTCAAAAAGACCTTGCTGCGCCATCCACTCCGTTTCTAAGGATGCAAAGGATCAACAACAATTCCGTGCCATTCTGTTATCAAACGCACAAAATAGGAGAGGTGTCCGCAGCTTTCGATGCTGTTTTAAGATGACAAACTGGTGCGAGCCTTGGCGCAGCCATGACTTAATAAGCATATTAAGCAAGGAATATAGGACATTTCACTTGAAATAATGGTGCCCGGAGGCGGATTTGAACCACCGACACGCGGATTTTCAATCCGCTGCTCTACCAACTGAGCTATCCGGGCATCCTGGCCAAACATACCCTCTTTCAGGCTTGTTTGCCGTTAGGGGAAAACTTTTCCCCCGGAAGCAGCGCGGTTATACCATCTAAATTTTTCATGTCCAGCGCCAAAAGACACTTTTTTGACGATGCATGTAAAAAGATTGAAAGCCATTTTAAAACAGAAGCTTAGGCTGAAATTGCAATGGCTGTCTCGGTTCAGAATCGACCGTCGTCATCCGGGTTGGATTCGTCTTCGGCCACGGGAATGGCATAGGAGCCTTTCAGCCAGCGCGACAGATCCTGGGTGCGGCAGCGGTCGGAGCAGAAGGGATAGTGTTCGCGGTGGGATGGATGGCCGCATTCCGGGCAGGGAAGAGGTTTGCGCAAGGGTGCGACCTTGGCAGTATGTTCTGGCTCGTCACTCATGTGTCATCCTTTGCTTGGCATCAGCCTTCACGCGCTGGGGCCTGCCTGCCGGGGCTGCTCATCCTTCCGACCAGCGGGCCTGCACATCCATGCCTTCGCCTGCCAGCAATTGCACGGTTTCATACAGGGGCAGGCCGACGACATTGGAATAAGAGCCGACCAGTTTCTGTACGAAACTACCGGCAATGCCCTGGATGGCATAGGCGCCAGCCTTGCCACGCCATTCACCGGACAGAATATAGGCATTGATGTCCGCTTCCGACAGACGCTTGAAGCGCACCTTGCTTTCCACCACCTTCTGGCGGATCTTGCGATCCGGCGTAATCAGGCAGACACCGGTAAACACCCAGTGATTGCGACCGGAAACCAGATTGAGCGCGGCAACGGCCTCATCGCTATATTCGGTTTTCGGCAGCACCCGACGGCCAACGGCAACCACCGTATCGGCCGCCAGGATGAAAGCGCCTTTCCAATCCGCCTCGTCAGCACTCGCCTCCAGGGCGGCTTTGGCCTTCTCGGTTGCCAAGCGGCGCGCCAGCGAGCGTGGCTGCTCGTTTTTCAAGGGGCTTTCGTCGAGATCCATCGGCATCAGCCGATCGGCTTCCAGGCCCACCTGCCGCAACAGTTCGACGCGGCGGGGGGAGCCTGAAGCCAGGATCAGCTTGCGTTTGCCGGCCATAGGCGGCTCCTCGCCGTTACTTGAAGCGATAGGTGATACGGCCCTTGGTCAGGTCGTAGGGTGTCATTTCCACCAGGACCTTGTCGCCAGCCAGCACGCGGATGCGGTTCTTGCGCATACGGCCAGCCGTATGGGCGATAATTTCATGTTCGTTTTCGAGCTTCACCCGGAATGTGGCGTTCGGCAGCAGTTCCGTAACGACACCGGGGAATTCGAGGACTTCTTCTTTAGCCATTGATGCCTTGTCTTTCTGTGTGTTTCGTCGAGGCGGCTACCGCCCCGGTCAAAATGTGGCCGGAACCTACACAATCACTGGGCTTTTGTGAACCTTGTAGATCGGGCTTTTCGAATTTGTTTCAAACGCCGCCAAGCGGGCTTGTTCCCGGCCGTTTGAAGCGCTGCTCGATCAGCACCGCCAGCCGGTCTCGTACCTCGCGATAGGCGGCCAGTTGCTGGTCGCGGGTATCGGCCTCGATGGTTGGGTCATGCATAGGCCAATACACCACCTCAACGGAAGAGGAGCGCGTCAGTTCCAGGGCGGCATGATGCGCTTCTGGAGCCAGAGTGACGACGAGGTCGAAAAAGTCATCCTCCAACTCGTCCAGGGTCTGCGGCTGGCGCTTGCCCAGCGAAAGCCCGATTTCATCCAGTACCACATCCACGAAAGGGTCGCGTTCGCCATGCCGCACGCCAGCCGAGGCTACATAGACACCTGACGGCAGTAACCTCTTCGCCAGGGCCTCGGCCATGGGTGAGCGAACGGCATTCATGCCGCAGAGGAACAGCACGGAGCGGGGTATGGTCCTCTCCTGGCCATGATCGACGTTGATGCCGCTAGGGTCTTGGGTCGGTTCGCTCATGCCGGACGCCTCAGCCGCGCCAATACAGCACGCAGACCAGCGTGAAGAGCCGCCGGGCACTGTCGAAATCGAGATTGATCTTGTCTTTCAGCCGGTCTTTCAGAGTTTGCGAGCCATCGTTGTGAATGCCGCGCCGTCCCATGTCGATAGCCTCGATCTGGCTGGGCGTGGAGGAGCGGATCGCCTCATAATAGCTTTCGCAGATCATGAAATAGTCTTTGATGATCCGTCTGAGCGGCGTCAATGACAGGATATGGGTGGCGACAGCCTCGCCTTCCTGAGTGGTGATGGTGAAGACCAGCCGGGCATTCACCAGGGACAGGCTGAGGCGATAAGGTCCACCTGGATGACCGACCGGCTCGAAGGAGTTTTCCTCGATCAGATCGAAAATCGCCACCGCCCGCTCATGCTCGACATCGGGCGTCGAGCGCCCGATCGTCTCATCGAGAACGACATCGAAAAGCTTGAAGTCGCCCTTGGCCATCAGCTATTCCTCAAGATTGAGCCGGATGGCGACGGATCTGGCATGGGCATCCAGGCCTTCGCTCTTGGCGAGAGCAATCGCTGCCGGGGCCAATTGCTTGAGTTGTTGCGGGCCGAGCCGTAGGATCGAGGTACGCTTGACGAAATCCAGCACCGAGAGGCCGGAGGAAAACCGTGCCGAACGGGCTGTGGGCAGCACGTGGTTGGAGCCGCCGACATAATCGCCGATCACTTCCGGCGTATGGCGACCGATGAATATCGCGCCAGCATTGCGAATGCCCGCCATCAGCGTATCGGGATCGGCAACTGCCAGTTCCAGATGCTCGGCGGCAATGCGATTGGCAAGCGGCAAGGAGGCGTCAAGGTTCGGGACAATGACCAGCGCGCCAAAATCCTGCCAGCTGGCGCTGGCGGTCTCGGCCCGGCTCAATGTCTTCAACTGCCGTTCGACGGCCGCTTCAACCGCTTTGGCAAACTCTGGATTATCGGTGATCAGAATCGATTGAGCGCCCCGGTCGTGTTCGGCCTGCGCCAGCAGATCGGCGGCAATCCAGTCGGGGTCATTGTCCTTGTCGGCGATCACAAGCACTTCCGAAGGACCGGCGATCATGTCGATGCCAACAGTGCCGAACACATGGCGCTTGGCGGCGGCCACATAGGCATTGCCGGGGCCGACGATCTTGGCGACCGGTTCGATGGTTTGTGTGCCATAGGCGAGCGCTGCAACGGCCTGAGCGCCACCGATCCGGTATATTTCCGTCACGCCGGCAATTTTTGCCGCAGCCAGCACCGTGGGATTGATGGCGCCGCCGGAGGCAGGCACGACCATGACGACGCGCGGCACGCCAGCAACCCGGGCCGGAACGGCATTCATCAGCACGGAACTCGGATAGCTTGCCGTGCCACCCGGCACATAGAGGCCAACCGCATCAATTGCGGTCCAGCGGGAGCCGAGGCCGACGCCGATGGCGTCTTCGTAAATATCGTCCTTGGGCATCTGGCGGGCGTGGTGGCGCTCAATGCGCTCAGCGGCAAGGTGCAACGCATCGATAAGCTCAGGCGAGACCTCGGCAAAGGCAGCGTCGATTTCAGCTTCGGTGACGCGCATGGGTGTGACGGCGAAATCCAGCCCATCGAACCGATGCGAATATTCTGCCAAGGCGGCATCGCCGCGCGCCCGCACATCGTCAATAATGGTTTTGACGACTGCGTTTACATCCTCGGACACTTCCCGCTTCGTGGTGAGAAATGCGGCAAACCGCGCTTCGAAATCATCCGATGCCTGCTCAAGCCAAACTGCCACTGCGCCTAATTCCTTCTTTCCGGCCTGCCTATTCCTCAGGCTCCGGCCATCAAGCTCCGGGATGCCGGGGCCTTGATGTGGTTTCCCACGCGCCGCCGGTATCTGCAAGCTGTACTTCAATGCATTCAACATCCAAAGCAATGGTGGCACCCGCCGCGCATACCAGCTCCAGCCGGCCTTCAGGGCCATCGCCCTTGCCGTCGCCCTTGGGTGTGAAGGTCACAGCCAGCAGGTTCATCACCTGGTCCTTGTCCGTCTGGCTTATGCCGATGGAGCGCACCGCCTGCACTCGCTTGATGGTGAGTAAGGCCCGGCGGCGCTCGAAGCTCTTGGCGCGGCGAAATATTCCGCCACCTTTTCCGGCTTTTTCCCAGACGAAACGGTTGACGGCGACCGAAAACACCCCGGACTTTGCCGCATAATCCACGTCAGCTGGCTTGAACACCGCATCCTGCATATGGGCAGAGAGAATGGCGAGATCTTCCTCGTCCAGCGATAGAAGCTTGAGATCGGTCATGCGCATGGCCCCACTATTGCAATTGCTCTTGCAGATAGGTTGCCCGCCGTCATTAAGCAACGGGCAGCCTTGCTTCAAGAGCTTGAAATATAGGCGTGGTCAGTCGCTGATTCGTTCCACAATCGCACCGCAGCGGGTCAGTTTTTCTTCCAAACGTTCGAAGCCGCGGTCCAGATGATAGACACGGTTGACCAATGTCTCGCCCTCGGCGGCAAGACCGGCGATGACCAGTGAGACAGAGGCGCGCAGATCGGTCGCCATGACCGGCGCGCCACGTAGCCGCTGTACGCCTTCGATACGGGCCGTCTGGCCGCTGAGGGTGATCTTGGCGCCGAGCCGTGCCAGTTCCTGCACATGCATGAAGCGGTTTTCGAAAATCGTTTCCGTCACATGCGCCACGCCCTGGGCGCGGGTCATCAGGCCCATGAACTGCGCCTGCAAGTCAGTCGGGAAGCCTGGAAACGGTTCGGTGACGATATCGACCGGGCGGATGGCATCGCCATGACCGATGACGCGAATGCCATCCTCGATGGCAGTGACTTCGGCACCAGCCCGACGCAAAGCTTCGACGGCGGTGTCGAGCAGGGTGATATCGGTGCCTTCCAGCGTCACGTCACCGCCGGTCATGGCCACGGCCATGGCATAGGTGCCGGTCTCGATCCGGTCCGGCAGAACCCGGTGACGGGCGCCGGACAGGCTGGTCACACCCTCGATGGTGATAGTGGCTGTGCCTTGGCCGGTGATTTTCGCGCCCATGGCGTTCAGGCAATTGGCGAGGTCCACCACTTCGGGCTCACGCGCCGCATTGTGGATCACCGTTGTGCCACGTGCCAGCGATGCGGCCATCAGCATGACGTGGGTGGCGCCAACGGAAACCTTGGGGAATGTATAGCTCGCGCCAATCAAGCCGCCCTTTGGAGCCGTGGCTTCGATATAGCCACTGTCGATCTCCAGAGTGGCGCCCAGCGCGCGCAGACCGTCGATGAACAGATCGACCGGGCGGGTGCCGATGGCGCAGCCGCCAGGCAGCGAGACGCGAGCCTTGCCCTCACGAGCGAGAAGCGGGCCGATCACCCAGAAGCTGGCGCGCATTTTGGACACCAGCTCATAGGGCGCATTGGTATCGACAATGGTGCGGCAGGTGAAATGGATGGTGCGGGAATAGCTGCCGGATTGGCGCTCGCGCCGTCCATTGACGGCAATATCGACGCCATGATTGCCCAGAATGCGCAACAGCAGCTCGACATCGGCCAGATGCGGCACATTTTCCAGCGTCAGCGTGTCGCTGGTCAGGAGCGAGGCGATCATCAAGGGCAGGGCGGCGTTTTTGGCGCCGGAGATTGGAATGATGCCGTTAAGGGCGTTGCCGCCGACAATCCTGATACGATCCATAAAGAGTGATCAGGGGGCAAGGCCTGCCCCCGCCTTTCTTGGTTTGAAGAGTGTGTCGCGCCATGACAGCAATGAGTGGCACTGCAATGCACGCGGTGTTTAGAGGAAAACCGCCAGCCGTTCAATTCGCCGTTTCACGTTTCAGTGTCATCCGGTTGGGGCAAATGTGCGGCGGGCAGTCCATCTGTTTCATCGGCACCGCCAGCCCGGCGCGCCCGCGCCTGACTTTTGCGGCGCATCAGGTTTTTCCGCAATTTCTGCGCCGCCCGTTCACGCCGGCGCTCCGCCTGCGCCTGGGTGTTCAGCGCAGCAATCCGCTTGGCTTCTGCCACGCGCTCGGCCTTGGATGTATCGGTCTCGTCTGTCATGGCGGCGTCATAGCGCAAATGTGGATAAACCGGAAGATAGGCAAGGTTTTGCTATTTTATTCGCCCAACCACGTTTTGCTGCTTGCGCGCCCCGTCATCCTGTGGCAATAGCCCCCTCGTTCCGGAGCGGCACAGACCGCTTCGCCAGATGCTGCTATAGCTCAGGGGTAGAGCACTCCCTTGGTAAGGGAGAGGCCGAGAGTTCAAATCTCTCTAGCAGCACCATTTCATCCCACTAAAATTGTTAGAAACTTTGTTCTCGTTCATACCGGTTGATTGCCATGACCAGCAGTCGTGCTGAAAACGGCAGCCTGTGAATCAGCGATTAACCGTTTTGGGAAACCTGAATGTTGATCCGACCTACAGTCTCGATCCTAATCCGATCGAAATGATGTTTGCAAAGCCTATGATTTTTGTCAGAAAAGCAGAAGATCGGACGGCCGAAACAACATGGAGGCGCCTCACACAACTCCTCACGGCATTCACCCCACCATACGAGAGTGTGAAAAACTATCTCAGGCGTGCTGTATTTGGTTCAAAATAAACCCGACCTATTCTCGGTTCGGTCGCCGCTCAGAATATCAGTTCCTTCGGGCATATGGGCAACCTTCCCGTTGCCGCCATAGAGGCTGCAATGCAATATTTCCCTACAACAAGACCCTCGGAACCGAATGAGGTTTGGCTGAACTACGAAGCGGTCTGTTTCGCTATCGAGGAATAAGGAAAACAGATGAAGCGCTTTCTAGCAATATTTCTTGGGCTCCCGCTCGCTACCAATATGGCTGCGGCGCAGACAGCAACGACATTCAAAGACCTGAGCATAACAGGATCCAGCACCCTGAAGGGGCCTGTTAATACAGAGCAAACGGTGGTCACTGGCAATCCCGGCACGCAAATGCTCGCCAACAACAACTACATCGGCAGTTTCAACGCCAATTGCGGGACATCCTTCTGCGTCGGATGGGCGGATCAAATGACATTTGGAGGCCCCAACTCCTATGGCGGGTACTCGGCAGGGTACGACCTCCTATATCAAAACGCCCCTACCGCCTCGGGAAATACCAATGCCAACTATGTTGCGCGCACGGCGATCGCCCGCACTGCGACAGGTGATGGTGGAAGGAACCTCACGACTAGCGCTCGCGGCGCATACTTCGGTATTGGTCCAGAATGTGTTCTTCTGGGAGGTGCTGTCAACGTCCTGAATTGTACGGCGGCCGAATTCGGTGTGGCGGTAAATGCTGGCGCCACCGTCAAGTATAAATCGCTTTCGCAGTTCTCGTCCAAACCGGACGATGCCGTGGCAGGCTCCGCAGTCGACACGATGTTGTGGCTCTATGATCAGTCA
It encodes the following:
- the yacG gene encoding DNA gyrase inhibitor YacG, whose protein sequence is MSDEPEHTAKVAPLRKPLPCPECGHPSHREHYPFCSDRCRTQDLSRWLKGSYAIPVAEDESNPDDDGRF
- a CDS encoding Maf-like protein, with protein sequence MAGKRKLILASGSPRRVELLRQVGLEADRLMPMDLDESPLKNEQPRSLARRLATEKAKAALEASADEADWKGAFILAADTVVAVGRRVLPKTEYSDEAVAALNLVSGRNHWVFTGVCLITPDRKIRQKVVESKVRFKRLSEADINAYILSGEWRGKAGAYAIQGIAGSFVQKLVGSYSNVVGLPLYETVQLLAGEGMDVQARWSEG
- the infA gene encoding translation initiation factor IF-1; the protein is MAKEEVLEFPGVVTELLPNATFRVKLENEHEIIAHTAGRMRKNRIRVLAGDKVLVEMTPYDLTKGRITYRFK
- a CDS encoding low molecular weight phosphatase family protein; translated protein: MNAVRSPMAEALAKRLLPSGVYVASAGVRHGERDPFVDVVLDEIGLSLGKRQPQTLDELEDDFFDLVVTLAPEAHHAALELTRSSSVEVVYWPMHDPTIEADTRDQQLAAYREVRDRLAVLIEQRFKRPGTSPLGGV
- a CDS encoding UPF0262 family protein — translated: MAKGDFKLFDVVLDETIGRSTPDVEHERAVAIFDLIEENSFEPVGHPGGPYRLSLSLVNARLVFTITTQEGEAVATHILSLTPLRRIIKDYFMICESYYEAIRSSTPSQIEAIDMGRRGIHNDGSQTLKDRLKDKINLDFDSARRLFTLVCVLYWRG
- the hisD gene encoding histidinol dehydrogenase yields the protein MAVWLEQASDDFEARFAAFLTTKREVSEDVNAVVKTIIDDVRARGDAALAEYSHRFDGLDFAVTPMRVTEAEIDAAFAEVSPELIDALHLAAERIERHHARQMPKDDIYEDAIGVGLGSRWTAIDAVGLYVPGGTASYPSSVLMNAVPARVAGVPRVVMVVPASGGAINPTVLAAAKIAGVTEIYRIGGAQAVAALAYGTQTIEPVAKIVGPGNAYVAAAKRHVFGTVGIDMIAGPSEVLVIADKDNDPDWIAADLLAQAEHDRGAQSILITDNPEFAKAVEAAVERQLKTLSRAETASASWQDFGALVIVPNLDASLPLANRIAAEHLELAVADPDTLMAGIRNAGAIFIGRHTPEVIGDYVGGSNHVLPTARSARFSSGLSVLDFVKRTSILRLGPQQLKQLAPAAIALAKSEGLDAHARSVAIRLNLEE
- a CDS encoding DUF2948 family protein; its protein translation is MTDLKLLSLDEEDLAILSAHMQDAVFKPADVDYAAKSGVFSVAVNRFVWEKAGKGGGIFRRAKSFERRRALLTIKRVQAVRSIGISQTDKDQVMNLLAVTFTPKGDGKGDGPEGRLELVCAAGATIALDVECIEVQLADTGGAWETTSRPRHPGA
- the murA gene encoding UDP-N-acetylglucosamine 1-carboxyvinyltransferase, which translates into the protein MDRIRIVGGNALNGIIPISGAKNAALPLMIASLLTSDTLTLENVPHLADVELLLRILGNHGVDIAVNGRRERQSGSYSRTIHFTCRTIVDTNAPYELVSKMRASFWVIGPLLAREGKARVSLPGGCAIGTRPVDLFIDGLRALGATLEIDSGYIEATAPKGGLIGASYTFPKVSVGATHVMLMAASLARGTTVIHNAAREPEVVDLANCLNAMGAKITGQGTATITIEGVTSLSGARHRVLPDRIETGTYAMAVAMTGGDVTLEGTDITLLDTAVEALRRAGAEVTAIEDGIRVIGHGDAIRPVDIVTEPFPGFPTDLQAQFMGLMTRAQGVAHVTETIFENRFMHVQELARLGAKITLSGQTARIEGVQRLRGAPVMATDLRASVSLVIAGLAAEGETLVNRVYHLDRGFERLEEKLTRCGAIVERISD